A DNA window from Lutra lutra chromosome 8, mLutLut1.2, whole genome shotgun sequence contains the following coding sequences:
- the COPS7A gene encoding COP9 signalosome complex subunit 7a gives MSAEVKVTGQNQEQFLLLAKSAKGAALATLIHQVLEAPGVYVFGELLDMPNVRELAESDFASTFRLLTVFAYGTYADYLAEARNLPPLTEAQKNKLRHLSVVTLAAKVKCIPYAVLLEALALRNVRQLEDLVIEAVYADVLRGSLDQRNQRLEVDYSIGRDIQRQDLSAIARTLQEWCVGCEVVLSGIEEQVSRANQHKEQQLGLKQQIESEVANLKKTIKVTTAAAAAATSQDPEQHLTELREPASGTNQRQPSKKASKGKGLRGSAKIWSKSN, from the exons ATGAGTGCCGAGGTGAAGGTGACAGGGCAGAACCAGGAACAATTTCTGCTCCTGGCCAAGTCAGCCAAGGGGGCAGCGCTGGCCACACTCATCCACCAGGTGCTGGAGGCTCCTGGTGTCTACGTGTTTGGGGAACTGCTGGATATGCCTAATGTTAGAGAG CTGGCCGAGAGTGACTTCGCTTCCACATTCCGGCTGCTCACAGTGTTTGCTTACGGGACATATGCTGATTACTTAG CTGAAGCCCGGAATCTTCCCCCGCTCACAGAGGCTCAGAAGAATAAGCTTCGGCACCTATCAGTTGTCACCCTGGCTGCCAAAGTCAAG TGTATCCCATATGCAGTGTTGCTGGAGGCCCTCGCCCTGCGTAACGTGCGGCAGCTGGAAGACCTTGTCATTGAGGCAGTGTATGCCGACGTGCTCCGCGGCTCCCTGGACCAGCGCAACCAGCGACTGGAGGTTGACTACAGCATTGGGCGGGACATCCAGCGCCAGGACCTTAGTGCCATTGCTCGAACCCTGCAGGAGTG GTGTGTGGGCTGTGAGGTGGTGCTGTCAGGCATCGAGGAGCAGGTGAGCCGCGCCAACCAGCACAAGGAGCAGCAGCTGGGCCTGAAGCAGCAGATCGAGAGTGAG GTGGCCAACCTTAAAAAAACCATTAAAGTTACAACAGCAGCAGCCGCCGCAGCtacatctcaggaccctgagcagcACCTGACTGAGCTGAGGGAACCCGCCTCTGGCACCAACCAGCGCCAGCCCAGCAAGAAAGCCTCAAAGGGCAAGGG ACTCCGAGGGAGCGCCAAGATTTGGTCCAAGTCGAACTGA